The following DNA comes from Musa acuminata AAA Group cultivar baxijiao chromosome BXJ1-4, Cavendish_Baxijiao_AAA, whole genome shotgun sequence.
CACAGAAACAACAGATATCTACTAATTAATTAATGGATCCAAAATAAAATGATAGATTTGTTAAGACTGGTAGGCTCACTGCCAACATTATTAACTAATAGCATTTCTTCAGTGCCTGTGTGGCTTCTAATATACTACCAAAAGTTGGTGTAAAAAAAAATTTGACCACAGTCCACATGGCCTTGACCGATCTAATGGAGAAGATACCTCTTAAACCACTCGAGCATACTGTGGTCTCAGAACTGTCATTCAAACTCAACCCACTTTGTAACAGAGCAAGAAGAAGGTTCACAGTCATGCAGAGGGAACACTTGGGTATATTCTCTACCAGATTAAGAATATATCAAGCTGCATAAGAATTTTAAAGAAAACAGAACCATATTTTGCACAATTTTCTATCATGCGATGGCACAATGATACATGTAAAATGAGAAACCATAATGGCTATCATAAAAGAGCACAAGGAACACTATATACCTCCTTTGAGAATGTTACCATGTGAAATCTCTATCTACCAAAGTCTCATCTCTTTTCTTCATACAACATGAACAAGGACAAGGCTGGAAGACCTAATaagcagaaagaaaaaagagaaaatgacCACTTAAACAAGAGAAAACCTGCAAAACTATAGAGTACCAGAAATATTTTGTAAGGAAAAAACAATCGTATTTCCCAAGCAAGTACAAGGGTCAGCAGGTGCTACAGCATGACCATGACTACATATGTTTGATGTTCTGAAGATGTAACATCTCAGAATCACTTTGAAATAGTTACAGTAAAAAGAATGACAGAAAATGTTATAAATTAATTACAAAGAAGCTTAAGGAAGAATGATAAACAAATAACTATTGGACAACATGTTGTATGTCATCCCCAGGAGACTAAGAATAAAGCATTTCTAGACATCATCAACCACTGACAGGTGGGCTAACAAATAAACACGAGTACGAATAAGCTGAAACAATAGAAGCAACAATATAAcacaaggaaaagggaagaacttATCAACTACAGATAGTCAGAATCCGTATCTGACAAGTACTTATCACCGACAGATCAAGATAACAGAAaattttcttcctaaacaatatttgaacattttcattaagactatTATGCAGGCATCCCTCTCTATATCTCTATGACCAATGTCTTTATGCCTTTTTGAAAATGTGCCAAGGCATGACATTTGTTACACAGAGTCTATCACTTCAAGGGAGTTGTAATGCATGTCTTCCTAATCCTTTGAATTTCCAGCAACAATATCCAATACAGTTTCATTTCCTAATTCATCAAGaaacatattccccaaacaatgggTGATCTCATTCATACTTGGACTGTTAGAACATTGATAAGtggtattttagatttttaagctCCTTTTCCAACCCCTTTTGCCAAAAGAAAGGATTTGATTGGGGTAAGTATGAATTGTAACTTTGAAAGACAACGCATGTTTAAATTAAGTAGCAACTATTGTACATGCAAAAGCCAAATGCTACAAGTGAAAGGAACGACAAATGTCTAGTCAAAATGAAGCATAAGAGTAGACCAAAAGAAAAATACGTTTGCACTTACTGCTAGTCTCAACGTCTGGTTCTATGCTTGCAACGAAATTGTGCTAGAAGTGCTATGTGATCAGAAGACCATTGTGGAGAAGGTATGGCAGTATCTTTACGTAAGCTTTCCTCATCCAAGAGCTCCAACAGAGACTCCACCATCAAAGAGTCCGCTATAAGCACCCAAAATCATATAAGAGAAGAGAACATTCTTGAACACCAAAAGGTAAGCAGTAATAAGagtttctcttcttttgttttttttgagGAAACAAAAAACTTACCCAAAAAAATGAAGAGAACAGAAAAGGTCATACCTGTATAAAATATGTAGTCAACAGTGCCAACAAAATCCCTAGTACAATTCGTGAATAGAGGTTCATTAGTTGCAGGATCCATTCTCCTCCTCTGTTGCTCTACACCAGGAGCAACTCCTCCCATTCTTGCAAAAGATGAGTATGCACTAACCTGTAAGATATGCATACTTGTTAACAACAGAAAAGATTTTGTTCTCAGTGACTGCAAGTACAAAATGTATATTACCAGTGGAAGCTGGTGAGATAACTTGTTTGTAAGACGAAGGATTCCAAAAGGGTCTACAGCCAAGTCTGGATGCAAAGGATCGACCTTGCCCCTTGCAAGAAGTGAATGAGGAGCACTACATTTATGACACTCATTCAGGTATTGTGCTTTGCATCTTAAAAACATAGAACAAGTTACCCGgaaaaagatataaaattaataCCTTCCAGGAACCGTATTGAAATCTCCACAGACCAACATTGGAATGTCTGCACTGATGGCAATTTTTTCCAGACCTTTGAGAAGGGTATGCACCTGAGGTGATAAAACCAACAAAAAATGTACAACATGATTCAGAAGCAAAAAAAGATTGTCATAATACTGTCATAACCACAAAAAACTAGCGTAAACCTGCCATAGCTTAACATCCATGTACTCGTGATGGACATTTACATGAGTGTTTGCCTGCATTTGATAGACAATAGAATTAAAAACTGTAAAAAGATGAGCAAGGAATACACAAAGATCTAACATTTATATGCAGAATAATTGAAGAACATGTAGATAAGTATATGAATCAAAACAAAAGCAAGTGAACCTAATAAGGATTCAGGATAAGATAGGCAGTTCTCTAAATGTCAGGCACAACTTTGCACAAATTTCTTCATGAAAATATGCAGAGTATTCCAATTTTAAGAAAACGATAGAAGCTTCCTGCAAGGCAAATGACAAAACATATGGTAAACTCTACAGATGTTCTTATTAATATCAAGCAAATGAACTATATAGATCACAACTCAAATTGTGGGACAATTGTTTTTCTTTTCGTTAGGCACCAAAGACCTATAGCCATGAAGCTTGGATCTGtcttcaaaaataatatatcataatcAAAGGCATTATTAGGTTGCACAAAAAAGCAATCGAAAAGGATAACCTGGGGAAAATCAACAATTCCTCATGACGCATTCACAAGGGCTAAATCAGGATAAATTTTAATGTTCATTTTCACCAATGATAATTAATTCTTGCTCATCAAggctaaaattatatttaaaagatTTACAGATCACATTCTCTATATGGATGATACCATAGCCAAAAGCAAGTATTCTGGAATAGTCATCAGTGTACCTCATACCCCTGAGTCATAGATACCCCTCCGGCATGATGAAGCATATACACACACGAGAGATTTTTTGTTCAGAAAGTGTAACTTAGAAACAGGTAAACAAAAAACAGAATACTCACCACACAAAGAAGCCGTCTTTTCCCTGGATTATCAGCGCCATGGTTACCGAATTTTGATTCCAAAACCACAATAAGAGCAATATTATCCTACAGATAGGAAAACATTTCTATATAAAAGACGGGAAAAGAACAAACCATGCTCAAAAGTCTTAGGTGATATGTATAGCTCAGACCTTGATTAACCGAGTCAAAGCAGCTTTTTGCTGACCAGCTGCTATTCCTTGATCTGTCAACGACTGTGCAGCTTTATTAAATTCAACCTGCAGGACTAAACCATATCAATCTGCTGGATCTTATCAACTATAACTAATTGCAAGGTGTGCTACCTCATATTTTTTTACTTGAGAAAACCTGTCCCTACGAAAAAATGTAGCACAACCATCAACCGAATTTGGATTTCCACTATAAACCTGAAAGGTggcaaattatttattattatataggaACATTGTGAGATTTAGAGAAGCAGTTGACAACGTGCAAGTTAACCTctgatgttcttctcttaaaaagtgCTTGATATCCATGCTTATCAAGTTCTGGAGCAAAAAACTCCTCAAAGTGTTCATTTTGAACCTACAAAAATCGTGACAATTCAATTTTCAGCACAAAAATATGCCAACaacctaaataaataaaaaaactgaAGGATCATTAAATTTTTCATATTACTGATGTTCAAACAAAATTTTGTGTAGAAAGGACaagaaattacatgatgataaaagaaTTTTCAATATATTCAGTCATAGAATTTTGACTAAATTTATGAAAAACTTTATTATGAGAAGACaggagaaagtaagaaaactaatAAGATCAAATACTTTGAGTAGGATGACTTTTGTGTTGATAGGGAATGATAAAACATTGCCAATACATATGACTCAGGACACAAGAATACAAGAAAACCAGGAGCAGTTTGCAAAGGCTAGAACTAATTTACTTGCAACACAAACTCAAGGAGACATACCTCTTGAAGACAAAGGATATCAGCATGGTAGCCAATAATTTCACGCAACAAATTCTGCCTGCGATAAGACCATGAGAGGGCCCAAGATGGGCAGTAGCTATATGTCTCACTCGTAGCATATGCATCAGAGAGAATGTTGTATGAAAGCACTGAGAAGGTCCTAGAAGATGCGCTTCGACTATCTACATCCAACTGCCCCAAAACATCAGCTCCATTTACTTGAATCATGCGACGAGGTGTTGGAGAGGGGGCTGGAATCACACGTGAAGTCAAGATGGTATGTACATTTCCCACAGGTATCCTTGTCTCTGCATATACGACCACACACTCGAACTTAAGAACATGATTAATATCATCAGATGTTGGTGTGTATGTTCTAGAACGTCCAACTTCAGACCAAGCTTCACCATTCCTTTCTGCAACAGTTGTAGAATATATAGGTACTGGACCATTATTAAGGACTGAGCTTCCCACATTAATTGTTGCACCAGAAAGGCCAGCATTATGACTTCCAGACCCACTATTGTTAAAGCGCCCGAACGCTTCTTCCTCCTCAATTCCATTTTCCTTTATAGTTCTCTTCGCTTGTTCGTGTAAAGAACGATGATGCTGCCAAGCATCAGTAAAACACTTAGGAGAGCAATGATAACTCTTTGCAATAGGTACTTTCTCCTTGACACAAACTATGCACTGCAGTGTTGCTTGCTCAGTTGGATGTACACTGCATACAGAAACTTTTTGATCACTTTGATCACGATACCTGCAGAACACGAAAAATGTTATATAGAACAAACTACAATGTTGTGCCACAAACAGCTCTACTAAACCAAGTAACAAAAACTAGTCAAGACTATGGCATCAACTTGTATGCTGCCACAGAAATAAAAACTGAGCAATTTGTTTTTACCACCAGTAACTTCAAATTACAGTTCCATCATTGCTAATATATATACTACCGCATAAAGAGATAACCCGGGCATGCAAACCACAATGTCTCCAAATGAAACCCAAATTACAAATCTCTAAACAGACTTCGATTGCATACCATTAGAAGTAGGACAACAATCATTGAACCTTTTATTTCTCATGTCTCACATGTAAAACATGTGCAGTCACTAGTTAGAAATAGTGCCAAATCAGTTCTGGATGTCAAAAGAAGGCTTAAGCTAGAGTTAGACTGAGGCTTCAATAGAATGAAAGCACTTTAAGTTCAAAGCAGTATTGTGAATGAAAGAAAGACACTGAAGAAATCAGTCCTTTAGGAACTATACTTTACTTCTAAAAATAACATATAGTACAGCATATTGTAACCCTGATCCTAAGAGACAATGAATGCTGGCTTTCCTCCATTCATGAAATGAAAACCCAAACATCCATTACCATTATGCAAACAACATCATCTTACGAATATATTAAGTTCATGCTCATGTTCATTTCCATGTAGGTCAAACCACATAACAAAATAGGAGAAATACCATGGTTTCTGATTAAAAGTCTATAGGTTAACAATTGATAGCATCCGTAGAAATAATTCttcaatatatataaatgaaacgAAATATGATAACCGTCTGCCCACATGCTGGTCTAAAGCAATGTATTTAAAGACAGCTTGAGATGCTACCTCTTATGTCTAATGCAAGTGTAATTAAATCAAGAAAAAGGACAGAGAACTATCAAGAATTCACCAACAGACAATGAAATTACCAGAAAGGGGAGCAGAAAAAGAACTCACCACTTATATCTAATGCAATATCCATTGAATGGAGCAGACTCGGGAACATCATCAGTTGAGACGCTACCATCCGGTCGCCGCAAAAGAACGTACGGCGTAATCTCACAGCCTACCACGGGGATCTCCGACGGCAGATGAACCCTCAAGACACTCAACATACTTCCTAAAATCCCTAGTATCCCACTCC
Coding sequences within:
- the LOC135651333 gene encoding carbon catabolite repressor protein 4 homolog 1-like isoform X2; protein product: MLSVLRVHLPSEIPVVGCEITPYVLLRRPDGSVSTDDVPESAPFNGYCIRYKWYRDQSDQKVSVCSVHPTEQATLQCIVCVKEKVPIAKSYHCSPKCFTDAWQHHRSLHEQAKRTIKENGIEEEEAFGRFNNSGSGSHNAGLSGATINVGSSVLNNGPVPIYSTTVAERNGEAWSEVGRSRTYTPTSDDINHVLKFECVVVYAETRIPVGNVHTILTSRVIPAPSPTPRRMIQVNGADVLGQLDVDSRSASSRTFSVLSYNILSDAYATSETYSYCPSWALSWSYRRQNLLREIIGYHADILCLQEVQNEHFEEFFAPELDKHGYQALFKRRTSEVYSGNPNSVDGCATFFRRDRFSQVKKYEVEFNKAAQSLTDQGIAAGQQKAALTRLIKDNIALIVVLESKFGNHGADNPGKRRLLCVANTHVNVHHEYMDVKLWQVHTLLKGLEKIAISADIPMLVCGDFNTVPGRGKVDPLHPDLAVDPFGILRLTNKLSHQLPLVSAYSSFARMGGVAPGVEQQRRRMDPATNEPLFTNCTRDFVGTVDYIFYTADSLMVESLLELLDEESLRKDTAIPSPQWSSDHIALLAQFRCKHRTRR
- the LOC135651333 gene encoding carbon catabolite repressor protein 4 homolog 1-like isoform X1, coding for MLSVLRVHLPSEIPVVGCEITPYVLLRRPDGSVSTDDVPESAPFNGYCIRYKWYRDQSDQKVSVCSVHPTEQATLQCIVCVKEKVPIAKSYHCSPKCFTDAWQHHRSLHEQAKRTIKENGIEEEEAFGRFNNSGSGSHNAGLSGATINVGSSVLNNGPVPIYSTTVAERNGEAWSEVGRSRTYTPTSDDINHVLKFECVVVYAETRIPVGNVHTILTSRVIPAPSPTPRRMIQVNGADVLGQLDVDSRSASSRTFSVLSYNILSDAYATSETYSYCPSWALSWSYRRQNLLREIIGYHADILCLQEVQNEHFEEFFAPELDKHGYQALFKRRTSEVYSGNPNSVDGCATFFRRDRFSQVKKYEVEFNKAAQSLTDQGIAAGQQKAALTRLIKDNIALIVVLESKFGNHGADNPGKRRLLCVANTHVNVHHEYMDVKLWQVHTLLKGLEKIAISADIPMLVCGDFNTVPGSAPHSLLARGKVDPLHPDLAVDPFGILRLTNKLSHQLPLVSAYSSFARMGGVAPGVEQQRRRMDPATNEPLFTNCTRDFVGTVDYIFYTADSLMVESLLELLDEESLRKDTAIPSPQWSSDHIALLAQFRCKHRTRR